From the Bubalus kerabau isolate K-KA32 ecotype Philippines breed swamp buffalo chromosome 2, PCC_UOA_SB_1v2, whole genome shotgun sequence genome, one window contains:
- the VDAC3 gene encoding voltage-dependent anion-selective channel protein 3, which produces MCNTPTYCDLGKAAKDVFNKGYGFGMVKIDLRTKSCSGVEFSTSGHAYTDTGKASGNLETKYKICNYGLTFTQKWNTDNTLGTEISWENKLAEGLKLTLDTIFVPNTGKKSGKLKASYKRDCFSLGSNVDIDFSGPTIYGWAVLAFEGWLAGYQMSFDTAKSKLSQNNFALGYKAADFQLHTHVNDGTEFGGSIYQKVNEKIETSINLAWTAGSNNTRFGIAAKYKLDCRTSLSAKVNNASLIGLGYTQTLRPGVKLTLSALIDGKNFNAGGHKVGLGFELEA; this is translated from the exons ATGTGTAACACACCGACTTACTGTGACCTAGGAAAGGCTGCCAAAGATGTCTTCAACAAAGGATATG GATTTGGCATGGTCAAAATAGATCTGAGAACCAAGTCATGTAGTGGAGTG GAATTTTCTACTTCTGGTCATGCTTACACTGATACAGGGAAAGCATCAGGCAACCTAGAGACCAAATACAAGATCTGTAACTATGGACTGACCTTCACGCAGAAGTGGAACACAGACAATACTCTTGGGACAGAAATCTCTTGGGAGAATAAG ttggcTGAAGGGTTGAAACTGACTCTTGATACCATATTTGTACCGAACACAGG aaaGAAGAGTGGGAAATTGAAGGCCTCATATAAACGGGATTGTTTCAGTCTTGGCAGTAATGTTGATATAGATTTTTCAGGACCAACCATCTATGGCTGGGCTGTGTTGGCCTTTGAAGGTTGGCTTGCTGGCTATCAGATGAGTTTTGACACAGCCAAATCCAAACTGTCACAGAATAATTTCGCCCTGGGTTACAAGGCCGCGGACTTCCAGCTGCACACTCATGT GAATGATGGCACTGAGTTTGGAGGGTCCATCTACCAGAAGGTGAACGAGAAGATTGAAACGTCGATAAACCTCGCGTGGACAGCTGGCAGTAACAACACCCGCTTCGGCATCGCTGCTAAGTACAAGCTGGACTGCAGAACTTCTCTCTCT GCTAAAGTAAACAATGCCAGCCTGATTGGACTGGGTTACACTCAGACCCTTCGACCAG GAGTGAAACTGACCCTGTCAGCTCTAATCGATGGAAAGAACTTCAATGCAGGAGGGCACAAGGTCGGTCTGGGATTTGAACTAGAAGCTTAA